One genomic segment of Centropristis striata isolate RG_2023a ecotype Rhode Island chromosome 13, C.striata_1.0, whole genome shotgun sequence includes these proteins:
- the LOC131983403 gene encoding uncharacterized protein LOC131983403, translating to VITTESLDLDVEDVIKTASLDLDVGDVIKTASRALNVTKVIPTHRQCSIEITNKCSQYTLSNPSYYTESGSCAKPLPYHIDSDSSSSGLFIKTPYATSGAVGVFTYDIINKSTNKSTEKIAVMFSVPFDFNIYSIWYAVGIFDMSKECNRDLYNQMYYKTDSTFVRSKAAHGIKHSHKGVTIMATMVDSYQPVMMVEVRDDDE from the exons GTCATCACAACAGAATCGCTTGATTTAGATGTCGAAGATGTCATCAAAACAGCATCGCTTGATTTAGATGTCGGAGATGTCATCAAAACAGCATCGCGTGCTTTAAACGTAACAAAAGTCATCCCAACACACCGTCAGTGTTCAATTGAGATTACAAATAAATGCTCACAATACACACTCTCTAACCCAAG TTATTACACTGAGAGTGGTAGCTGTGCCAAACCTTTGCCTTATCACATTGACTCGGATTCATCCAGCAGTGGACTTTTCATCAAGACTCCCTACGCTACTTCTGGAGCTGTCGGTGTCTTCACTTACGATATCATCAACAAATCTACAAATAAGTCCACTGAGAAAATAGCTGTAATGTTTTCTGTGCCCTTTGATTTCAACATCTACTCAATATGGTACGCAGTGGGAATCTTTGATATGAGCAAAGAGTGCAACCGTGATCTTTATAATCAGATGTACTACAAAACTGACAGCACGTTTGTCAGAAGTAAAGCAGCCCACGGTATCAAACACAGTCACAAAGGAGTTACCATCATGGCTACGATGGTAGACTCTTACCAACCTGTGATGATGGTGGAAGTGAgggatgatgatgaatga